ATTTTTTACATGTTGAAGCATGGAATAATAAGAATGGAGAGATGTGATTATAAATACCGCTTTTCTTCCCCGTTTCTTCCCCATTTTGACTTGAAAAAACGTTGAAAAATGGTATGTTTATTTATCTTCAAATTGACAGGGAAGCAGGTTTGATTCCCGGTTTGGAGATTGGCTGATTGGCATGCAAAAGTTCCCCATTTCTTCCCCGGGAAAAGGGATTTTCCCCGTTTTTTCCCCATAAAAGGGAAATCGGAAACCTGTGGAAGAAGTGCTATAAAGTGCCAAACTTGAGCTTGGAATGCTTAAAAACACGGGATTTTGAGGCGCAATCGGAGTGCCCGAACACAGCCACCAGCTCCACCATTTTTGAAGTTAAAAAGCTCAAAACGGTACCACAAAGTACCATTTCGAGCTTTCTTTTTGTCAAAACACGTCTATATTGGCTAAATCCGGTGCTCTCGTAAGAAAGGATCGAAAATGGCCATCCAGAAAATTAAACTCGACATCGGAACCGTCTATCAGAAAGAGGAAGGCGGCGTCTACTGCTTCCGGTCTCAGATCAACGGAGCACGTAAGGTGATCAGCCTCAAAACCCGGAACCAGAAAGAAGCTCTGAAAGAGGCCAACAAGCAAATTCCGCTGCTGAAAGCGACCTCTACGGAGATTATTGCCGCCCATGTGCAGCACGCACGCGGCCTTATCACTCCGGAAAAGAATCTGCTGCTCTCCGAGGCGTGGGCAGTCTATGAAAAGAGCCCGGAACGTGCAACTCCCGCAACTGTTGCGGAAGCCCAATCCTACCGCGCCACATTTCAGGAATTTCTGGATTGGCTCAATGATCCGCAGAAAAATATACGTGACATTACCCCGGAAATTGGAGAACAGTACGCCGAATATATGCGTAACCAGAAAATCGCCGTTTCCACCCATAACCGTAAAATCAAGCGAATCCGCCGTGTCTTTCATGTTCTCCGGGAATATTGGAGCGGCAGCAATCCGTTTCACTCCGCAACGCAACTGCGACGGGAGCGTGAAGAGCGTGAACAGGATGTTCGCCGCCTTTCCTTCACTCGGGAGCAGGAACAACTGTTGCAGGCTGTCCTTGACGACGACAAGTACACGGTCATGAACAAATCGGAAGTCCGGGGGGGGTTACTATCTCGGCATGTTTACCGGCCAGCGGATGAAAGGCTGTGTACTGCTGCGTTGGAACAAAATCAATTTCAACCTGAAGCGGATATGGGTGAAGCAGTTTAAGACCGGCAAGGAAGTGACGATTCCGATTGCACCGAAGCTGCTGGAGGTTCTGCAGGGTGCTTTGGCGTGGAAGGCCGGAGAAACCGATTACGTCTGTCCCAATATTGCCGCACGTTACAACAAGACCGACGCTCGCGGCAAGAACGTCGGCAACAACCTCGTGAACATCGACATGCTCCGGGTAATCCGCTGGATCGGCTTGGAGCCGTCCGTGGCCGTTCCCGGCAGGGATAAAAAGGTGACGGTCTACGGCTTCCATTCGCTACGGCATTTGTTCGCGTCCTATTGTGCTGAGGCCGGGGTGCCACAGGCAACGGTCCTTTCCATCCTCGGAGCCGATTCCGAAATCGTCAGCAAATTCTACACGCATGTTGGAAAGGTTTCTTCAGCTTTTTGGAAATTCCGCAACGGTCATCCCCATATTCAAATGTTACAGGATCTTCCAAATCCTCCTGCGCCACATCTGTCCAGGTAAGTTTCAGAGAAAGCGCCAACCCCTGGCACTTTTCTTTCAAGCCCTTTGCTTCACCTTCATGATTCACGTGATGAACGATCAGTATGGCAATGTTCCTGCTTCGCAGTTTATTCATCAGATCTCTGAAATTACTCGGTATTTGCGGAGTTTCCCCATGAACAAATGCGGAATACGTGTCGATAACCAGAAGATCAACATCAACTCCCGGTGTTCCGGAGTTTTGCGCATCGTCAATCATGTCAAGCAACTTCTGATGATGTGCAGGAAGCGTCCAATCGATGTCGCTGCCACTCATATCCTTCATCAGCAAATCAGGACAATTCGCT
This Victivallis lenta DNA region includes the following protein-coding sequences:
- a CDS encoding phage integrase SAM-like domain-containing protein; its protein translation is MAIQKIKLDIGTVYQKEEGGVYCFRSQINGARKVISLKTRNQKEALKEANKQIPLLKATSTEIIAAHVQHARGLITPEKNLLLSEAWAVYEKSPERATPATVAEAQSYRATFQEFLDWLNDPQKNIRDITPEIGEQYAEYMRNQKIAVSTHNRKIKRIRRVFHVLREYWSGSNPFHSATQLRREREEREQDVRRLSFTREQEQLLQAVLDDDKYTVMNKSEVRGGLLSRHVYRPADERLCTAALEQNQFQPEADMGEAV
- a CDS encoding tyrosine-type recombinase/integrase; translation: MKGCVLLRWNKINFNLKRIWVKQFKTGKEVTIPIAPKLLEVLQGALAWKAGETDYVCPNIAARYNKTDARGKNVGNNLVNIDMLRVIRWIGLEPSVAVPGRDKKVTVYGFHSLRHLFASYCAEAGVPQATVLSILGADSEIVSKFYTHVGKVSSAFWKFRNGHPHIQMLQDLPNPPAPHLSR